In a single window of the Bactrocera dorsalis isolate Fly_Bdor chromosome 2, ASM2337382v1, whole genome shotgun sequence genome:
- the LOC105231820 gene encoding phosphate-regulating neutral endopeptidase PHEX, giving the protein MCATTHNKWLLAALVVLASLSATLQQNIAQNYSSGVLRMAKAAQIRAYIDAERASCDDFYEFACGRWRKLHASSASKPRSAYLDQLQDLYVRKSADMLQSGRETDNTADRKLTKFFESCRNEVAVQRLGLLPIIEFVDLHGGWPAIKLQSWYENEYDWLKVVGELRRRLGVDILIGLEVVPDFEENDMNRLKVGAPKLKLGGKQLYLDSSYDDEREDYRDDIAEKLHKYFPDMGERWAKEVAQQVLDIEQHLAKGLPDNAKLTLPQMTRQRFVSELKSAYGNYVDLNRYLTLVVNQTIYSKVYETPEEYFSNLVEVIRDTPKLHIANYTMWRVLEHLDFAGEINTPNNDNWCVRKIISFLPAQLQNMFNRNYNNILMVNELQSTWADIKRTFHDELDTELEWLSDSTRQHAKQKLEKIRLRLISHEDTELVDQLRDLDIQPGQYFSNLINVLEWQTQHKLQALFSKPKSAQPEVRLPRYNPQNNNIEIPIVFLQSRFFWDAEYPHALRYATLGYLLAHEMLRGFDAAGRRYDQHGYQRSWWDAASTETYDDRAKCFAENHYNNFKYRGQNLFSAKAEELSILDSGAVAIAQHAYQNWWSNVEDREDVLSKESLPLLEYTPQQLFFIGFAQLWCVDYHDSVEKFESTPEPLRVNGALANLVDFAREFKCEMGNKMHPQRKCELF; this is encoded by the coding sequence ATGTGCGCGACTACGCACAACAAATGGCTGCTAGCCGCTTTGGTGGTCCTGGCCAGCCTTAGCGCCACGCTGCAGCAAAACATCGCGCAGAACTACAGCAGCGGCGTCTTGCGTATGGCCAAGGCGGCGCAAATACGCGCCTACATCGATGCCGAGCGCGCATCTTGTGATGATTTCTATGAGTTTGCCTGCGGCAGATGGCGAAAATTGCATGCGAGCAGCGCTTCGAAGCCACGCTCCGCCTACTTGGATCAGCTGCAGGATCTGTATGTGCGCAAGAGCGCCGATATGTTGCAGAGCGGACGCGAAACGGACAACACAGCCGATCGCAAGTTGACGAAATTTTTCGAATCCTGTCGCAATGAGGTCGCTGTGCAGCGGCTGGGCTTATTACCGATTATAGAATTTGTGGACTTACATGGCGGTTGGCCGGCGATTAAGTTGCAGAGCTGGTATGAAAATGAGTATGATTGGTTGAAAGTGGTTGGCGAGTTGCGACGTCGTTTAGGTGTGGACATACTGATTGGCTTGGAAGTGGTGCCGGATTTCGAGGAGAATGACATGAATCGACTGAAAGTTGGTGCGCCAAAACTGAAGCTGGGCGGTAAGCAACTTTATTTGGATAGCAGTTATGATGATGAACGCGAGGACTACCGCGATGATATTGCCGAAAagttacacaaatattttcctgACATGGGTGAGCGTTGGGCCAAAGAGGTGGCGCAGCAAGTGCTCGATATTGAGCAGCATTTAGCTAAAGGTCTGCCGGATAATGCGAAGCTCACGCTGCCACAGATGACGCGCCAACGCTTCGTCAGTGAATTGAAGTCCGCTTACGGCAATTATGTTGACCTGAACCGTTACCTAACGCTTGTGGTAAATCAAACTATCTACTCTAAAGTCTATGAGACACCTGAAGAGTACTTCTCGAATCTAGTTGAGGTCATAAGGGATACGCCTAAGCTACATATAGCCAACTATACAATGTGGCGTGTGCTGGAGCATCTGGACTTTGCCGGCGAGATCAACACGCCGAATAATGATAACTGGTGTGTGCGTAAGATTATATCCTTCCTACCTGCGCAACTGCAAAATATGTTCAAtcgcaactacaacaacattttGATGGTGAATGAATTACAGTCGACGTGGGCCGATATCAAACGCACATTCCATGACGAACTCGACACTGAGCTCGAGTGGCTTTCGGATAGCACACGTCAGCATGCCAAACAGAAATTAGAGAAAATACGTCTGCGCTTAATTTCGCATGAGGACACCGAACTGGTGGATCAATTACGTGACCTTGACATACAACCAGGACAATATTTCAGCAATTTGATCAACGTTTTGGAGTGGCAGACACAGCACAAACTGCAAGCTTTGTTTTCCAAACCGAAAAGCGCACAACCTGAGGTACGCTTGCCCCGCTACAATCCACAGaacaataatattgaaataccCATTGTCTTTCTGCAATCGCGTTTCTTCTGGGACGCCGAGTATCCGCATGCCTTACGTTACGCCACACTCGGTTACCTGCTGGCACACGAAATGCTACGTGGCTTTGACGCCGCCGGTCGTCGTTACGATCAGCATGGCTATCAGCGTTCGTGGTGGGATGCGGCCTCAACGGAGACTTACGATGATCGTGCCAAATGTTTTGCCGAAAATCACTACAACAATTTCAAATATCGCGGTCAGAATTTGTTTAGCGCCAAAGCGGAAGAGCTGTCTATTTTGGATAGTGGCGCTGTGGCGATTGCTCAACACGCTTACCAGAATTGGTGGTCCAATGTCGAGGACAGGGAAGATGTGCTGAGTAAGGAGTCGCTGCCATTGTTGGAATATACGCCACAGCAGTTGTTTTTCATTGGATTCGCGCAACTGTGGTGCGTCGATTACCATGATTCGGTAGAGAAATTCGAGTCGACGCCGGAGCCACTGCGTGTGAACGGTGCCTTAGCCAATCTGGTTGACTTTGCGCGTGAATTCAAATGCGAAATGGGCAATAAAATGCATCCGCAACGAAAGTGTGAACTATTCTAA
- the LOC109579941 gene encoding odorant receptor 94b has translation MAVKKWSPRNTSSMSRTASANIIIAVLKALGYWQWTRDPHQPYIEKVERAYRIVLHTTLPFTFIALMLTGVLLSRDLDEIGSILHVLLTEFSLIVKTLHIWRKGGVAWRFMHEVANDPIYDLRQQSEWTKWQQAQRSFAIVSNTYFVAATTVVVFACIGAMMTPADVYVLPMNIYVPFDWHHPRRYWYAWTYNTIASLMTATANAMLDLVNCYFMFHLSLLYKLIGWRLSALRRSANEPPVIEQMSEIFQMHMKVRRLTTECETLVSIPVFSQIILSSFILCFCGYRLQQMEIMENLSMLFSTVEFATVMAVQIFLPCYFGNKVTESSDALTDEIFNSDWTTFDVPTRRFMILYMELLKKPANLMSVNYFIIGVDIFAKTMKNAYSIFALVLNMNN, from the exons ATGGCGGTCAAAAAGTGGTCACCACGCAACACGTCCTCAATGTCGAGAACCGCTTCAGCGAACATCATTATTGCTGTGCTGAAGGCACTAGGCTATTGGCAATGGACAAGAGACCCACACCAACCATACATCGAAAAAGTCGAACGTGCATACCGCATTGTGCTGCACACAACGTTACCATTCACTTTCATTGCGTTAATGTTGACGGGTGTGTTATTATCGCGGGATCTCGATGAGATCGGCAGTATACTACACGTATTGCTAACCGAATTCTCCTTGATCGTAAAGACATTGCATATTTGGCGAAAAGGTGGCGTAGCCTGGCGCTTTATGCACGAAGTGGCCAACGATCCCATATACGATTTGCGCCAACAATCCGAGTGGACCAAATGGCAGCAGGCCCAGCGTTCGTTTGCCATCGTTTCGAACACATATTTTGTGGCCGCGACCACCGTTGTCGTGTTCGCTTGCATCGGTGCCATGATGACACCAGCCGATGTCTATGTTTTGCCAATGAACATTTATGTGCCCTTCGATTGGCATCATCCGCGTAGGTATTGGTATGCATGGACCTATAACACCATTGCCTCATTGATGACAGCCACCGCCAATGCTATGTTGGACTTGGTAAACTGCTACTTTATGTTTCATCTGTCATTGTTGTACAAATTGATTGGTTGGCGTCTGAGCGCTTTACGGCGAAGTGCAAACGAACCACCAGTGATTGAGCAAATGTCCGAGATCTTTCAAATGCATATGAAAGTAAGAAG ATTGACGACTGAGTGCGAGACTTTGGTATCTATTCCGGTTTTTTCGCAAATTATTCTCAGCTCTTTCATACTCTGCTTTTGTGGCTATCGGCTGCAGCAA ATGGAGATCATGGAAAATCTTAGCATGCTTTTTAGTACAGTTGAATTCGCCACAGTGATGGCTGTGCAAATCTTTTTGCCCTGCTACTTTGGCAATAAGGTAACCGAGTCCTCAGATGCTTTGACAGATGAGATCTTCAACTCGGATTGGACAACATTTGATGTGCCGACGCGCagatttatgattttatatatgGAACTTTTGAAAAAGCCAGCTAATTTGATGTCTGTCAACTATTTTATAATTGGCGTGGATATTTTTGCAAAG aCCATGAAGAATGCCTACAGCATTTTTGCGTTAGTCCTCAACATGAATAATTAA